The stretch of DNA CGGTCGGTTCACCTGGAAGGACCTGATTCGGATGGGTCTGCCACCGATAGTTGCTGCCCAGTCAGCCGGCCTCACGTCCACGGCAGGATCTATTGCGGTGCTATTCACCGGAGGGGTCGTCGGCGCTGCCTGGTACCTGTTCCGTCCAGGAGGACAGCCGGTAGACATCCACCTCTACCACTTGCTCCGATGGGTGATCACATGAAGAGACCTGTTCCACGGCCCCGTGTCAAGATGAATGACAAGGTGGCTGTCATCGATCGGGATGCGTTGCTCAGCGTGCTGAAGGTGTCACCGGTCAACCTAGATATGGCGACGGAAACCGATCAGAACGCGTTGCACCAGTTCTTCAGGGAACTTCTGGACAAGGTACCGTATCCCATCTACCTCTACTCGAGACAGTCTCCGACCGATCTCGGTCCGTATATAGAGCGGATTACCGGCGGTGAAGGCCACGAGAAACTCAGGAGTGAATACGTTGATCATCTGCGAAGCCTGTCGCAATCGGACCTAGTGGAGACGAGACATTTCATCGCTGTCCGGACCACCGACCAGTACGAATCCCCAGGAAAAGAGCTATATCGGAGAATCCGTGAAATCCGGTCTACGCTACAGGGATTCGATCTCGAGGTCGAGCAGGTGACAGGTAGAGATCTGTTCGAGTTCCTGAAACAGGAATTCAATCCTTCGCCCGTATCAACTCGGGAGTTCTGTACCACGTCGGACAGCGGGTTCAACACGTATCGGAAACTGCTGTACGTCGATGAGTACCCGAGGAGGATCGGCTTCGGCTGGCCGCGACACGTCCAACGTGTGGATGGACTCGTCGATATCGCCCAGGTGTTTGAGCCGGTCAGTATCGACACTGCAGTAGATAAACTACGGCGGCAGTCCCGGAAGCTGGACGCTGAAATCACTGCGTTCCAGCAACACGGACACAGGGGAACCAACCATTTGGAACGGTCGCTGAGTGACGTGGAGTGGTTTCTCGACCTGTTGGCGGATCAGGAGTGCCTACCGGTCAGGCACGGCTGCTACATCACGGTTCACGGGACTGACCGGGGCCAGGTCGAAGCGACATCGAGCCGCGTTGAGTCCCAGCTCCGGGCACTGGGGATCGAATACCAGGAGCCAATGTATCGCAACGATCACGCGTACTACACCGACTCCGTGTTCTACCGGGACCGGTTGGATGAGAAGCTGCTGATGCCAACGGTTTCAGCAGCTACAGGATTCCCGTTCAGTTCACAGCCCCTCGAGAACGATACAGGCGTGCTCTACGGAGTCGATGTCGAATCGAACTCGCCGGTAGTCGTGGACAGGTTCAGCTGGAGTTCACACTCGATGGCGGTGACGGGGACACTCGGTGCCGGCAAGAGCTACCTGGCCCAACTCGAGTTGCTGAGGTCGGTCCTCGCATACCCCGGACTTCGGATCGTCGTTGTCGATCCCAAGAAGGAATTCCGTCCCACGGTAGAGGCGATCGGCGGCGAATCCAGACTACTCAGAGGTGGGAAGGAGTACAGCTTCGATCGAGAAGTGCTCAATTTCGAGCCCAGTGAAAGAGGCGGGGTCAAGGATCCGGCGTTAGTCGAACTGGTGAAACAAATCTACTCCTCGGTATCGAAGGACAGGGAGAAGACGATCGTGCTGGTTGATGAGGCACACAACCTGTTGAAGGACGAAACAGGGCGTAGAATCCTCAACAAGTTCGTCCTGGAGGCTCGCGACATCAACACCGCTGTCCATCTCGTCTCGCAGAACGCCTCACACTTCACGGAGTATAGTGACGGCAGGGAAATCCTGGATCACACACCGGGGAAGCTGTTCTTCCGCCACGACAACATCGAGGACTCGATGATCGACTACTTCGGCCTGTCAGACCAGGAAATATGGCTTCTGGAACGTTTGAAGAGCGGTGAAGAAGCTGATCACGGTGAGGCACTGCTGAAGGTAGCTGGGAAGGTCGATGCCCGTATCAGGATCAGTTCGACACCCCGTGAACACCGGATAATCGAGACCGAACCGGAAACACACCAACAAGAGGAGGTGGTGACATGGGTCTCCTGAAACAATCTCACACGGAGGTTGACGGTGAGCAGGTTGAGATGTTGAGATCGCCGTCAAAACGGTTCTACGCTGTCGAAGTGAAGCCGCCGCGTCAAGGAGACATTCCCGAGACCGTCGAAGAGTTCCTTCGAGGCGTTCTCGAACTCCAGACCAGGTACCGCGTCAAGAACACGTCACCCACGATCGGTTACGAGATCTACCGGACAAGAACCGACCGGTTACAGGTCCAGTTCTGCGTCCCGACAAAACGGTTGGAACGGAAAGTCCGTACACATCTCTCGAACGTGATCCCCGGGATAGGGTTCGATACTGGGTTCAACGGGCTGCCGGTCCTCGGAGACGACTCGATTGGCGGAGCAATTCTTACGACAGGGCGAGACGACCAGTACCCGTTACGGACGGATTTTGATTCGCCGCCAATCGACAGTGTAGTGGGGGCGCTGCACCGCCACGCAATGAGGGACACCCGGTTCGTCATCCAGATTCTATTCAAGCCGGTGGCAGGTTTCTCAGTTGAGGACTGGTGGCGGAAACGTCGGGGCTATCGGACCGTCAGCCACCTCCGGAAAGAAACCGACCTGTATGACCGGTCAGCGACACCGCGTGAGCGAAAGCAAGCCGACCTAGTTGACCGGAAACTCGGTACACGGAGATACTGGACCTGTATCCGTTTCGCCGTGATCGGCGCAGGTGAATACACGCCCTCCCGTGTCAAGGAGGTAGCGGGAGCGTTCAACGTGTTTGAAAACCTAGGGAGCAGCCAGTATCTCGACATATACACGGTCCAGGGAAGACGGCAGAAACCGTTTCTCGGGTTCTGCAAAGCGATACGTGACCGAGCGTTCGGTGGTTACAGCCTCCGGTTCCAGACTTCCCTTCAGGAACTCGCCGGACTAGTCTCGGTCCCCAACCGGGAACAGAAGAACCTCCAAAGAGCAAGACCATGAACCCTGAAACCGTTAAGAACCGCATCAAAGGTACTGAAAACCGCCAAAGAACCTACCTCGGAACTCGGACGTCAATACTGGATGTCGAAGAAGACGTCACGCTCCGCGATACTGATCGGTTGACGCACGTCTTGACGACAGGTCCAACAGGATACGGGAAGAGCCAGGAACTGGTTCACGTCGCGTTGCAGGACGCCCACAAGGGGTACGGCTGCTGTATCATCAACCCGAAGGGCGACCTGATCGACGAGTTCATCGCGAAGCTCCCCGAGGAACGGTGGGACGATATCATCTACATCAATCCAGCACATCCAACCGTTCCCTCGATCAACGTCCTCGAACCCTATACGAATGGGCGGATGACCCTGGCACAGCAGGAAAACCAGAAGGAGATCATCGTCTCCGACCTCATCGACCTGTTCCGACGGCACAGCGAAAACTGGGGCGACCAGTTCGGACGGGTCCTCGAAACCCTCCTCCACGCCTACCTCGAGCTCAACATCAAAAACAGCGACTCGCATACACTGGTCGACGTCTACCGCAGCGTCATCAATCAGAATGCACTCACCGACCTGATTGACCAAGTCAGGGACCCGGTCGTTCGGGAGCAACTGGCCCGGGTCAAAGAGGACATGACGTCATACGAGATGGAGCCGTTACAGCGCCGGCTCAACGACTTCATGATGAACTCGGCGATCCGACGAGTGATCAATGCCAACGGCACGGGCATCAACTTCCAGGAAGCGGTAGACAGCCAGAAACTTATCCTGGTAGACGTCCAGAAAGGAGAGGTCGGAGCCACCGTCTCGGAACTCGTCGGCTCTATCATCACCAAGATATGGGCAGCTGTACAGAGCCGTGTCACCCAGCCTATAGATGAGCGGACACCGTTCTACCTGTTCGTCGACGAGGTACAGAACTACAGTGGTGAAGGAAGCAACTTTGCGAAGATCCTGTCCGAGGCACGGGAGTACCGGTTAGGCTGCTGGCTCGCCACCCAGTACCTCCACCAGTTGGAACGGAAAATGCAGAAAGCGGTCGTCAACAACATCAATACCAAGATCGCGTTCAACCCCGGCAGTTCAGAGGACCTGACCCGGATCGCGGGGATGCTCCAGGGAATTGACAAAGACGATCTGGCCGAGTTAGGACGGTTCAGGGCGGCCATTCAGACACCCGACAACGGAAACCGGGACAACGCCAGAATCATCGATACCTACCCACCGTGGGACGCCAACAGAGGTCACGTCGCCGACATCAAACACCGGAGCGGTACGTCAGCCACACAGGGGACCAGCCTTAGCCCATCTCTCGGCCCGGGAACGAACAGTGGCGGGGAAAAGCACCGGGAACTCCTTACGACCGCGAAACAGCGGCTCGAGGAACGCGGTCTCCGCGTCGATCTGCTCTATCAGGATGTAGGTACCGAGAAACCGGACGGCCACGTCCACCTACCGACCGGTGACGTTGTCAACCTCGAGGCCGAGCACACGACGCTGTCGAAACCCGCCAAAGTCCTCGAGAACCTTGAGCGGGCAGCCGAAGACGGCCGAGAGTGTATCTTCGTTGTCGAGGAAGGAAACGCCGATACGCTCAGGAACATCGTCGAGGATCCGGTGAACCGGAGCGGCGACCGATACCGGGACCAACACGGGAGCTACGATTTCTACACCGAGGACGGAGAACCATATACCCGGATCGAGAAACTGGAGGATGCCAACTACCGGACGCTCGAGGTCCAGGCCCGGGAAACCGAAACCGGACACGAGGAACTCCGGGAGAAAGATCGTAGAGTCCTCGAGTGTATCCGGGAGGGGAAGGACGACGTGCAGAAGATCACGGAAGCAACCTGCTTGGAGAACCACGAGGTCAACTACTGCTTCAGGAAACTCAAGGACCTTGACCTGGTAGAGATAGAAAAGCCCGAGGGAAAGGTCGAACGCGTGATTGACGGCCAGAAACGGGTGTTCCAAGCACCGAAGAAAGCTTCTCTCACCGAATTGGGGTACCGATCCCTCGTATAGAGGATAGACAGCAACCGTCATCTTGGATTCTCCGCGGCAAACTGGTTGACAATCGTTAGTTCTAGCTACAGCAACTATTAAGTAATTTAGATTAGAATCGGGGCATAATGTTTGAGGAAAAGAGTGTAGAGGAGCAGGTTTCTTATCTAAAGGCCTGTCTGCCCCTCAATCAGTTTAATAATGTAGTAGAGGGGCACTCTTCTTACAGCGAAGAAACCGTCGCCGAACTGATCGAGGAGGGAAAGAGAGCTCTACGGCTCCAGATGCAGAACGGGAGGGACTACTGGAAGTACCTGAAGGAAGACGGTCAAGCAGACATCGTAAGCGACGATGACCTATTTCAGAAATCCTATCGTGAACTAGCGTATTATGCAGTCGCGATGAATAATTCGGGTTTAGAGACATCGCCAGTTCCCTTCGAGTTCACACCCGGCCATGAAGTCACACAATTGATCGAAGACGAGGAGCACACGGAAGAGCAGTTAAAGGAGAAGATCATCGAAAACGGCGGCGACGACATAGAAGCGGCCTTCTCAACTGTCGGCCGAAATATTTGGGATGTCCTTGGAGATCATCCGGAGATACGGCTCGCTCATTTTGAAGACCAGGATCACATCTATCTAGAGTTTTGGATGAGGGCTAAGACGGACAGGGAATTTCACGAGCGAAAGGGCGAGTTCATTGAGTTCCCGGTGTTGAGGAAGATTGACTGCCGTGTCCACCTGGACGACGGACTGATCGAGATCCGTGGCAGAAACGAGAGAGAAAGAGACCGAGAACAAGTCCTAGAGTATGTAGAACATCTGTTTGGGAACACCACTGCAATCACCGTAATGGAAGATGATCTCGACATCACCGATGATACGATACGCCACTTCATGGATCTGCCCGAGTTCGTGACTATCCCGCACGCAAGCAAGGCCGGGACAGCCCGATCAAACTGGACTTCAGATTCCGATGTCAGGGATGATAGCGAATACCCGGATCACAGGCCACACAACCACGGAAACCTGGTTTTCAACCTGGACTCCGTAGGGAGGGTAAGTTTCCAGCTTTCCGCAGATAACGACTCCTTCAGGGTATTCAAACACAATATCACGCCTCAGGAGCATCAACAAGTCGTCGAGTTCATATGGAGGAATATCAATGCCGCAGATAACTGAACACGACTTCTCCGATCCCTCGACAGTAGTGTCTATCCTCAATGAGGGCCTTCACGGGGGTTTTATAGATAAAGGATCGCTAAGCGATGAAGAGATCCATTTTTGTAAAGTCACAGACTGGATCGAGAGCGTTCAAAAGTTCAAGTGCAGTTCCTGTGGAAAGTGGCACACAGCTCCTCACGGCGAGGAGAAATGCCTTCGGACCCGAGAACCTGTTGAGCCGAGGACCGCGAAGACAGGATTCAGAGTTACGGCAGGCTCACAGCTTGATCTCGAGATTTCGGACGATTACAGCCTGTATATCTACGAGTACTCCTCTTCCGTGGACACGACGAAGCTACCATATAAATCGATAGTCTTTACGCCTGACCTCGACGAGATGGTGTTCTCGGATAGAGCAGGAAGCACGGTTCTGTTACCTCTATCCGAACTCCCCACCTTTGTTGATGAATCTTCCAGAGAAAACATCATATCCGATATAAACCAGAAAAGGAAGCGGCTGATAGACTGGGAAAGCCTGGACTCAGGAGGTGATGACTTTGAAGAGATTATCTTTCGACTTGTGAAAAGAGATGATAACTATTTCAACGAAAGTTGGGGAGGAAGCGGCCCCGATCAAGGCAAAGATGGGTTCTGCTCGATCGATTTGGGCGGTCGAGAGACCCGGGTACTCGTCCAGGCCAAGTTCAACAATAACGGGGACGCCGTGAATGATCGCCAACTGGACAAGTCATGCCGTAAAGCCGACAGACACGACTGTAGCGGGGTGATCATCGGTGCTGTCAAAACAAGCGGGGATCTAGAATCCGAAGTCGAGAGGGGAACATACCAAACTCAAAAGGTGCACTACCTGCGGATCTGGCCTGGCCCTGAGATCAAGGAAAAGCTATCCGAGCATCCGGACCTCATCGCAGAATACTTCCTAGATTAGCTGACGTCTATCCACGTTCTCTTTACAGGTCAATTGGTCTATTGACGCCCTCTCTTTAGAACCAGGTTAGAATGCTTTTCTAGAAACCCTGTCCGCAGGTTTGAACCAGGTTTGAAAATAGCGGCGACTATACACCGTATGGTGATTACCTCGAGGGTGGTGTGATGACTACCGATTCGCCTTCCTTTAACCGTTTTACTTCCTCCGGTGTTAGGAAGACAGTGGCTCCAAGCAGGTTGCCTCCTCTATCCTTCCATTCGTTGATTTCGTGGTCGATCGTTGATTCTCACCTCCCGTTTTAGAGATTCAGGGTTTTGATACAGTCGAGGTACTCCTCCCGGGCCTCACGGCGGTCGACTCGGGTGTAGATGTCCATGGTCTCGCCGTTGCTGTCGCCGCGGATGTACCGGAGGACGTGGTCGCTTATCCCCTGGTTCCGCATCAGGGTGGTGAAGACCGTCCGGTAGGTGTGCGGGGTGAACTTCTTGTGGAAACGGTCTTCGCCTTCCTGCATCACTCCGGCGTCGACCGCTGCCCTGCGGACCGCTCGCTGCACCTGTGCCTTCGATATCCTGTCACCCCGTATCGATACGAAGAGGTAGTCCGAGTCCTCGCTGGAACGGATGAACTGGAACCGTTCTACCACCCGTATGGTTTCCTCGTCGACCGGGACAACGGTCTGTTTGCCGCCTTTCCGTTTTCTTAGGCGGATGAGCCCCTCCTCGAGCATGAGGTCGTCCATCTCGATCTCCAGCGCTTCGCTCAAACGGCACCCGGTCTTCGCGAGTATGACTGCGATGGTCTTGTTCCGGGGATCAGGGATGTTGTGGATGATCTTCCGTCCGTTCTCCCAGGTGGCGCAGTCGGGCCGTTCCCGGTACTGTTTCGGGATCTCCTCCATCACGACCGCTGCAGGGTTACCGGTGATGCCTTCGAACCGTGGCCGTTTCATGGCGTAGCTGAAGAAGGCCGACAGGCTCTCGAGGTACCGCCTCTTGGTGTTCTGGCTTACGTCACGTTCTCCCAGCAGTGCGATGTACTCCTCGATGTGTTTCACCTCTGTTTCCTCCGGCGATAACTCGGGGAAGTACTCGTGGTAGAACCGTTGAAGTATCCGGCTGTACTCGTTCAGTGTCCTCGGGCTCCGTCCAGTGTTGTGTTTCTGCTCGATGAACTGGTTGATCTCATCGTGCTTGTTCTCGTAGACCGTCTCGTACCAGTCGTCACCCATCTCGATCACCGTCCTTGAGTTTCCAGCCGTGTCCACGGTTGTACTCCACTTCTTCCTGTGAGGCGAGGAAGTAGAGCTGATCCTCCACTGGTTTCCGGATCATGTCGTCCAGTGCACCGGACTCGACGATCTCACGCATGATTTTGTCGAGCGTCTTATACCGGTAGTCGAGGAACCGGTAGAGGAACTCAGGGTCGTCGATCTGTACGTTCCCGCTGTCCCGCTTCTCTTTCCTATCCAACTGTTTCTCCAGGGTTTCGATCCGCTGCTCGAGTTCCTCTATTTGCTCCTCGCTCTGGTGGTGGGAGAGGAACCCTTCCTCGCGATACGCGCGTGCCTCTTGGATCAACTCGAAGAGGTAGGTACTCAGGGATTTGTAGCCCTGGCT from Natronobacterium texcoconense encodes:
- a CDS encoding VirB4 family type IV secretion system protein, which codes for MNDKVAVIDRDALLSVLKVSPVNLDMATETDQNALHQFFRELLDKVPYPIYLYSRQSPTDLGPYIERITGGEGHEKLRSEYVDHLRSLSQSDLVETRHFIAVRTTDQYESPGKELYRRIREIRSTLQGFDLEVEQVTGRDLFEFLKQEFNPSPVSTREFCTTSDSGFNTYRKLLYVDEYPRRIGFGWPRHVQRVDGLVDIAQVFEPVSIDTAVDKLRRQSRKLDAEITAFQQHGHRGTNHLERSLSDVEWFLDLLADQECLPVRHGCYITVHGTDRGQVEATSSRVESQLRALGIEYQEPMYRNDHAYYTDSVFYRDRLDEKLLMPTVSAATGFPFSSQPLENDTGVLYGVDVESNSPVVVDRFSWSSHSMAVTGTLGAGKSYLAQLELLRSVLAYPGLRIVVVDPKKEFRPTVEAIGGESRLLRGGKEYSFDREVLNFEPSERGGVKDPALVELVKQIYSSVSKDREKTIVLVDEAHNLLKDETGRRILNKFVLEARDINTAVHLVSQNASHFTEYSDGREILDHTPGKLFFRHDNIEDSMIDYFGLSDQEIWLLERLKSGEEADHGEALLKVAGKVDARIRISSTPREHRIIETEPETHQQEEVVTWVS
- a CDS encoding type IV secretory system conjugative DNA transfer family protein encodes the protein MNPETVKNRIKGTENRQRTYLGTRTSILDVEEDVTLRDTDRLTHVLTTGPTGYGKSQELVHVALQDAHKGYGCCIINPKGDLIDEFIAKLPEERWDDIIYINPAHPTVPSINVLEPYTNGRMTLAQQENQKEIIVSDLIDLFRRHSENWGDQFGRVLETLLHAYLELNIKNSDSHTLVDVYRSVINQNALTDLIDQVRDPVVREQLARVKEDMTSYEMEPLQRRLNDFMMNSAIRRVINANGTGINFQEAVDSQKLILVDVQKGEVGATVSELVGSIITKIWAAVQSRVTQPIDERTPFYLFVDEVQNYSGEGSNFAKILSEAREYRLGCWLATQYLHQLERKMQKAVVNNINTKIAFNPGSSEDLTRIAGMLQGIDKDDLAELGRFRAAIQTPDNGNRDNARIIDTYPPWDANRGHVADIKHRSGTSATQGTSLSPSLGPGTNSGGEKHRELLTTAKQRLEERGLRVDLLYQDVGTEKPDGHVHLPTGDVVNLEAEHTTLSKPAKVLENLERAAEDGRECIFVVEEGNADTLRNIVEDPVNRSGDRYRDQHGSYDFYTEDGEPYTRIEKLEDANYRTLEVQARETETGHEELREKDRRVLECIREGKDDVQKITEATCLENHEVNYCFRKLKDLDLVEIEKPEGKVERVIDGQKRVFQAPKKASLTELGYRSLV
- a CDS encoding tyrosine-type recombinase/integrase gives rise to the protein MGDDWYETVYENKHDEINQFIEQKHNTGRSPRTLNEYSRILQRFYHEYFPELSPEETEVKHIEEYIALLGERDVSQNTKRRYLESLSAFFSYAMKRPRFEGITGNPAAVVMEEIPKQYRERPDCATWENGRKIIHNIPDPRNKTIAVILAKTGCRLSEALEIEMDDLMLEEGLIRLRKRKGGKQTVVPVDEETIRVVERFQFIRSSEDSDYLFVSIRGDRISKAQVQRAVRRAAVDAGVMQEGEDRFHKKFTPHTYRTVFTTLMRNQGISDHVLRYIRGDSNGETMDIYTRVDRREAREEYLDCIKTLNL